Below is a genomic region from Henckelia pumila isolate YLH828 chromosome 3, ASM3356847v2, whole genome shotgun sequence.
AACAAagcgggtcgggtcgggtttcGCATGCACTGCACAGACAAAAGCTGAGTTAGGGGGCACCGAAGGTATTTTTGGCGTGACCCCTCTGATGCCTAAGTCAATGCTCGAAAGTGAAAGAGCTTGACAAAAAAtaagaacaagagaatatgTGTGAGTGAGTGTGTGAACAAGAAGTGAATAGAAGAGATGAATGAATAAACCATGAACCATACTTGTATTTATAGGGGCTTGGAGGGGTATGTTACCTTGTCAAGGTAGAACATGTATTAGAGTAGAACTCTAATTGATGAGTctcaaatcatatcaaatcttggaTTCTTAAGATATTTGTCTTTATCTGTTGCGGATCTTCATGTATCCGAGAAGACTAGAAGGTTCTAGATACCGAGCCCGTCTTGGGCCCGGGTCAGGCACCGCCCGTACCAGTTagggctcaagcccatgaatttATGATCACGAGCCCATTCCCTAACAAAGCTATCTCAGACTGGGCTTTTCACAAAATAAGACTAGATGGGCCTCACTATATACttccaaaaatatggattattgggctcgggtcgggttagacccatatattttttaggggcatcaatagtaatttaaattcaatggtttgattgatataagataaattattaatgatttgattgatgtaaaataaatagttaatagatgataaataatatgacgagaagaaCGGAGTATTGGATAGGATAAAATATACCAGGATTAATTGTACTAGTACCAAACAAGCCCTAAGAGTACATGAAGGGCAGATCGTACTTGCTTTTGGGAAGAAAATTGAGAAGTCGCCTCCTATTGTCTTTGCGGAACTACTGGTGGTACGAGTGGGATTGTGGCTAGCAAATAAATAGAAATTTGCAGATTTTCTAAATTTGTACGAACTCTCTTTTGACGATGCAGTTTGCAGATAGTCATCAGCTCAGAGGAGAACTTAAATTACACTGGGCCCATAGCTTCAGATTTAGAAACGGTTCAGTCTATGCTACCCCACTCGGACATCAGCTCAGAGGAGAACTTAAATTACCTTGGGCCCATAGCTTCAGATTTAGAAACGGTTCAGTCTATGCTACCTCACCTGGGCAGTGCCCGAGTGGGGTAGCAACGGCCCGGATCACCCGGAAGATCACATCATGTGATCTCCCGGGTGATCTGGGCCATTGATGCTGGTAGATCGGGTAGTACCCATCTGTCAGCATAGACTGAACCTTTAGAAACTTGCTCAACTTTAGGCCAGCCACTAAGTTGACTCATATCCACACGAAGCTAATGTGGTTGCTCATTCACCTGCTTATTTTGTTCtttcttctctttctcctcTTATTTAGGAGCAAGAGTTTTTTCATTTTTGTCGGTAGAACTTGTATCTAAAGActtgtttatttaataataataaattcacaATATTTactatcaaaaaataaaataaaatccacACATAAGAAAATGGAACATTAATTctgtaaattttttaaaataatcaatatatttaaatagttaaaAAATACAAATGTTTGGCCAAATGATATCTACTATCTTATAAAGTTTTATTTTGGTGTTGTCACTTAAAAATTGTATTTATCGCTATCATTTTTagttaattataatttattcaaaaaaatattaactaTTCAGATAAGTTATTGTATATATCCCATCCATTTAAAATAGTATTTGGGAGAGATTTTGGGAAACAATTCTCAACTTTAAAAAGCTGATAAGTGTTTCCTAAAAACTTTCCCAAACATTTATCTaaatataattcaaatataTGAGGAGATCGATGTATTTAAACATAGTGAATATTTAAATATTgtgttatatatatacaaaatatgTGTCACAAACACTAAAAAAGGGGTATAGAGAGTATTTTTACTCCAAAACAATAATTTTacaaattggaaaaaaaaaaattttgagtgAAACTAACAATCCCGAGTTCCACACAAAAGGTGAAGAAGGTGATATGCTTTGTTATCATATGCACGTCGCACGTGGACGTGGGATCCATTATTGGTATTAATAATTTTTGGCCTTCAGGACCAATGCATATTATTTTTgtctaaattttttttcggaAAAACGTACAAGAAATATATCAATCTAATCCATATACGACTGATGCCCCCATAAATAATTGGGTCTGGTCCGACCCGAACCCGACAACCCATAATCAGGGAACGTAGTTCAAAAATCACCTACTATTGTTATGAGACAGGATTTAAGACAATATAAAGCCCATTCGATCATGCCCCATGTACCAATTCAAGTTAGATGGACCTATTCAAGACAAAGGGAAGAGCCCTTGACTCAAGCCCTAGCTGCTAAGCTCACTGGGTCGAGCCCTATCTAGGCATGGTAAAAGCCCGACCCGAGCTCAataatccatatttttggaaatatacTTTGAGGCTCATCTAGTCTTATTTTATAAGAAGCCCAGTCTGGAATGGCCCTGTTAGGAAATGGGCTCATGATCATAAATTCATGGGTTTGAGCCCTAACTGGTATAGTTGGAGCCCGATCCGGGCCCAGGAAGGGTCCAATATCTGGAACCTTCTAGTACTCTCGGATACATGAAGTTTTGCAACAGATAAGGACAATATCTTATGAAtccaagatttgatatgatttcagactcatcaattagagtcctactctaacacatgttctactttgacaaggtaacctacccctccaagcccctataaatacaggtatggtGCATGGTTTATTCATTCCTCTCTTCTATTCACTTCTTGTTCACACACTCACTCATGcatattctcttgttcttacttttagtcaagatcttttatttttgagcactgacttaggcatcagaGGGATCATGCCGAAAACACCTTCGACGACCCCTAACTTAGCTTTTGTCTATGCAGAACACCGTCGTGCCCGACCCAACCCGatttattgaagatttggagatCCACACTACCAAACCGAACCCGGAGGaaaatttcgacatcatcaattggcgccgtctgtgggaatttaaagaaaaataattgaGATGGCTGATGCGAACGGAGTCAACGCACAAATAAATCAACTTGTCACTACCGCTGTCAAACGAGCGTTAGCTGCAAGGGGGAAGCCAATCTCCCCCCACCAGATCAGAACGCACAATTGGAGGAGatcaagaaattgaaagaagagATGGAGCTCTTGAAGAAGAAGCAGTCCGGATACCTAGCCACGCCAGTCCGGAATATTCCTTTCTCTGCTGAAATACTGGAGTCCGAACTCCCCAAAAACTTTAAATTTCCACATGTTGGGGAATATGATGGAAAAGAGGATCCGGAAGAGCACCTGTCCCATTTTGAGAATGCTGCGCTGTTGCACAAATATTCTAACCTGATCAAGTGCCGGGTTTTTCTCAATACTCTGATAGGGCCAACACAATAATGGTACAACCTATTGCGTCCAGGGGATATCAAGGAATTCAAGTATTTAATTAAAATCTTTCTACACCATTTTGCTAGTAGCAAAAAGCACCCCACAACCACTCTCAGTCTTTTCGCTATCAAACAACAAGGTCAAGAAGATTTGCGAGCATATATTCATCGATTTAGTGCTTTGGCCCTTGAAGTGCCTACTGCCACTACTGATCTTCTCATCAGTGCTTTCACCCAAGGACTTACTACAGGGGATTTCCTTAAATCCTTGAAAAAAAAACCGTCGTCTACATACGATGAGTTGCTTGCTCGGGTCGAGAAATACGGGAATTTAGATGAGATACAAGTTTCTCGGTTGAATAGGGGGATAGACAAGCCTCCAAGCCCAAAGGACACCATGATCCCTAACACGCCTCAAAAGATGGGACCAGCTCCTCGACCCGAGCTGCTTGGACAATTCACATCCTTCACCCCTCTAAGGATGAGTAAGACTCAGGCCCTGCGAATATGCGAAGAAAAAAGACTTCTACAAAGACCCCCATGGAGTGAGCAGGGGCCTCGCAAGCCAAAATCTGATAAGTATTGTGATTTTCACAATGAATATGGGCACATCACCAATGACTGTCGACAGTTGGAACAAGATATTGAGAGGATAATTCAACAAGATGAGGTGATGAAAGATATATTGGTAGCGCAAAAAGGAGGAAGGTATCGGCCTGGAAAAAGGGATCGGGATGGTCCAGACCATtttgagcaaaagaaaagaggTCATGGAACGCCCAACAGTTGAAGAAATATTATGCATAGGTGCCTGGACAATCCTACTACACTACCGAGCCTCATAACACAATGGGTTGTGAGTTATTTCATTaattttgtttataattttgttAACAATAGTAGCCaagttattttgttatttttcaaattttggaaatatCTTTTTGAGTTATGAATGAAAAAGACATGTTTTTGTCAAACGCAAAGAATTCAAAAACCCGATcagctcggcaatatgtaaacccacgccactcgtggttatctcaaaatcccggccagctcggcaatatgtaaacccacgccactcgtggttatctcaaaagcctgactagctcggcaatatgtaaacccatGCCACTcatggttatctcaaaagcccgaccagctcgacaATATGTAAATCCAcaccactcgtggttatctcaaaagctcGACCAactcggcaatatgtaaacctacgccactcgtggttatctcaaaagcccgaccagctcggcaatatgtaaacccatgccactcgtggttatctcaaaagcccgaccagctcggcaatatgtaaacacacgccactcgtggttatctcaaaagcctgAACAGCTCGGCAATATTTAAACCCatgccactcgtggttatctcaaaagcccgaccagctcggcaatatgtaaacccacgccactcgtggttatctcaaaatcccgaccagctcggcaatatgtaaaccaggccactcgtggttatctcaaaagcccgaccagctcggtgataagtgcattttgtatgcattatttcgtgatatttttatgtctattttgtgtgcattcatattgtttttatgtgttttagtgcatgtgtgtgtatttcactctccgggttaattttgtaggaaaataaatttatgaagaatgaattacggagcagtcttggtcaaaaattaaattttaattttaaaacttccaaatccgatctccactcttcagaatgaagttcaagatgttttgaagctgctttccaaatttcaggtcgattcgacggctagaactcatgatattaatttttcaaatttgtcgctcggagcaggttgaaagttgcgctGTTGGTGAATGTTGTAGCGCGATTGCACTTGAGTTTGGCGCTAGGAAGAGTGCAAATGCGCTTTTGGTTTGCGCTAAGAAGCAAGATGgagtaaagaagaaagcatcgCTGTTGGTGTTTGGAAGTAGCGCAATCGCGCTTGCAAGATGGAAGTTGGCGCATCAAATTGCGCTATCTCGCATGCTTCAGGAATTAAAGAATGCACGCGAGCGCGGTATAAAATTCCAGCAACATTGATGAAGGAACGCGCGCGAGCGGGACTATTTCGTGCGTGCGCGCGAGAAAAGAAGTCTGAGCCACTATTTTATATAACTGCACACGCGCGAGGCATTTTTGGCGCGCGTGCACGTTCCGCGGAGAGAAAAATTTCCGAGAATTATTGTTGTGTAAGGAATTAGTTTTTAGGGgatccaaacactataaataggagtttttattattttagaagGGTTCCGG
It encodes:
- the LOC140889166 gene encoding uncharacterized protein — translated: MELLKKKQSGYLATPVRNIPFSAEILESELPKNFKFPHVGEYDGKEDPEEHLSHFENAALLHKYSNLINSKKHPTTTLSLFAIKQQGQEDLRAYIHRFSALALEVPTATTDLLISAFTQGLTTGDFLKSLKKKPSSTYDELLARVEKYGNLDEIQVSRLNRGIDKPPSPKDTMIPNTPQKMGPAPRPELLGQFTSFTPLRMSKTQALRICEEKRLLQRPPWSEQGPRKPKSDKYCDFHNEYGHITNDCRQLEQDIERIIQQDEVMKDILVAQKGGRYRPGKRDRDGPDHFEQKKRGHGTPNS